Within the Drosophila miranda strain MSH22 chromosome Y unlocalized genomic scaffold, D.miranda_PacBio2.1 Contig_Y2_pilon, whole genome shotgun sequence genome, the region ACACCGTGGTGGTGGGACAACGAGCCACCGCAGGAGAGGATCTCATCGCGGGCACTGTGCTCGATGGCCTCGAACAGCTCCACGGGATTGGCCACGTCCACGCATCGAAAGCCGAAGTAGAAGTAGATGCAGGCCCCGACATCGTAGGTCTGGGTCACCCGACACGATATCGTGTAGAACGTAATTCGACGCTTGTGGCATTCTTGCATGGCATAGACAACGAATGAATTAAGAAGAGTCTGcataacagatatgacatttGCTTACCGATACCACACGCTGCTTGACAGATCGACAGAGCAGACTGCAACGATCCCAAGGCACCGATGTCTCAAATGATTCCGCCACAATTCCCTGATGCAGGCCAAAATCCTAAGGAGAAACCGGAAGTTGCTTAAGTTTTTCGGGAACGAAGATTAAATAGGGACTGCTTGTGGCTCACCCTGATATAGGCAATCACAAAGGTCAGTATGTAGCCACGTTCGCCGTTCTGTCCGCCAGCAGGAAAGCCCTTGAACTTTGCTGCGATCTCGTAAATGATGGCCTCCTGCCGCTGCACATCCTTGAGGTCGCCCTCGAAGAGCAGGGTGGCGGCAGAGATCTTCCAGGCAGTGACATAGCGCTGCTTCAGTCCATCCACCAGACTGGTCCACCAGCTCTTCTCCGGCTTGAGGGCCTGGCCGAACATGAACTGCTCGTTGTCCATCAGCCGGACGGAGGCGGGCTGGCAGCGGCGTAGGGCCACCTCCCGCATGAAAAGCACTCCCTGCTCGAAGTTGGGAAAGGCAAGGGAGCCGTAGCGCTTGACCACTGGCAGGGGACGCACCTTCAACACTACCTCCGTGATCACACCCAGCGTTCCCTCCGATCCGAGGATGACGTGATTAAAGTCCGGGCCGCAGCTCACGCGCGGGGCACTGCACTCACGCTCCAGGGTTTCGGTCGGGGTCACCATGCGCACCCGCAGCACGAGATCTTCGATGTTGCCGTACACGTTCTTCTTCATGCCCGAGGCCCGGGTGGCCACCCAGCCGCCGAGGGTGCTGAACTCGTAGGAGTCGGGCTCGTGGCCTACCGTGAGTCCCTGCTCGCGCAGGACCCTTTCCAAATCCTGGCCCACAATGCCCGCTTCAAAGCAGACGGTAAGGTTTTCCCGGTTGAGCCACATCAGCCGATTCATCTGGGACGTATCCAAGGCACAAATCGTTCGCTTCTCCTCCTGCGGACAGGTGATTGCTCCAGATACACTCGTGCCCCCGCCGTAGGGCACCATCATCACATTGTGCTTGTGGGCCAGACGCACCAGCTGGACCACCTCGTCGTGGCAATGTGACCACACCACTATGTCGGGTATGCGATGAAATTTGTTGTGCCACAGGCTGTAGATGTCATTCAGGGTCTGGCCGTGGCATCGAATCAGACGGTCTATTCCTTCCAGCGAGTGCTCCACCTTGGTGCTACCCCGCAGCTCGGTCAGAAAGGGCGCATTCTCCACGGGGCTTGGATACGTCTGCGGCAGCTGGGGATACGGCATGCTGGGGTCCACAGAAAGCTCGAATTTTTTCTCCACCCATTTGGTAAAGTTCCGCAGTTCGCATCCACCCAAGGGGTATCTATTTCAGAGAGATTAAACGGCTCAGAATTTAGTCTACTACCTTTGCCATGGATACTCACTTGTCACCACGAAAACAGATGATGCCATCCTGGCCATAGAACAGGGAGTCGTTGTAGCCCCAGCCAAACCACTTCAACGCTTCTTGTCTGTTTTAGGAAGAATTATATGGATCAAGAATCAGTAATTATTGGTAAGAAAGATGGAAATTCCTTGGAAACTAGTCTTATATAGTCTATCTCTCGCAGAAGAGCCAACAAATCGGTGTTTTTTATGCTATAACTAATTATTGGTGGACTAGTTTTTAGTCAATTCATAGACAATACTTTTGACAGCTCAAAACTTCAGAAAGATATATTTTAAACACGCATGGAAACAGACAGACGAACATGGCTATAGAGAATGCATTTTTCATATAATCAAGACTAATGCCTGTATGTATACAGTGTCCAAAGCAGGCCCGTATCCCCTGTAAGGGTATTCCAGTATGAACAATGGACTCACCGCTTTTTGGGTATGACACTATCCACGCGAAGCGAAACGCGTGTGTCCAGGGTGAGGGCGGTTCCTTCGGCCGGCGCCACAGATGATTCCGGCACGTCTGTGGTGACATTATTCCGTTTGGCTGACATTATTCTCTTTTCAAGTTTATTGCACTTGGCGTAGTTAATTTATAATACTTTCAGACACAAGTCGCACAGCCCGTCGGAGTTTTGAAAACGTTATCCGGCTTTCACGTGAGCCCAAAATCGATATTATGTTTTATTCGACGTAGTGTGATGTCGGAATAAATATCACCTGCTTGTTTGTGTTGTAAAATGATTTATTTATTAGGTATTGTGCGCCAATGATTGCTTGGGGTTCCTTAGGTATCAAAATTAGTTGTACTTTTGCGCTAATAACTAAAATTACTTAAACAGAAGTTGCACTTGAAAACTTTGGCGGCCCTAGGTCTTGGTGCACGCTCTTTGGCTTCGTTTTCACAAATGCAGGAAAATGGAAGCATTGGTCGCACGGACCCGGAAActcatagagagagagagagagagagagagagagagagagagagagagagagagagagagagagagagagagagagagagagagagtgggagtCCCACTGCGCAAGGCAGGAATAGCAGCCCCCCGTGGCAGGCGCCAAATGAGGGCGGCGGTTGAATTAAATTGAGTCGTCAACCGATTCACGAAACGGTTCGAATTCAAAAGAAAATCCAAAACAAAGCAATCCTGAACTAGTATGTTTCTAAGAAGCATAATCATAAGCATTTGTAAAATCAGTTCTTGCCTAAATTCCGAGAGCTACGCATCAATTTTTGTGCTATCGGTTTTACGAAAACAAACTTTTGTTTTGCATTTTTCAAAATTAATTGAAGGtataaaaaatcaaaaataactATTGTTTCAACGCAAAAATTCATAGTCTATCCATTGCAGCATGCCGTCCAAGAAGAAAGATTCGGCCAAGAGCTCCAAAAAGGGGGCCCAAGAGGAAGCCCCCAGTATCGATCCGGCACTGGCCACCTCCACTGCATCAGCATCGGAGACGTCACCAGTGAAGCAGTCGAAGGGCTCTAAGAAGGGCAAGGGCACGAAGAAGTAGTGGTGTTCAAATCAAAGTTAATCAAGATCTTCTGTCTTCAAGTCCCAGAAGATATTATTGAAGACTCATTAGAATTACAGAAAAGATGCAATAAAAACCGATATCAAACCGATTCGCTCTCTTACACTACTCTCTTTCTTATTGGGGATGAACCTGCCCTGACAAGAGCCCAGGGAGAGTCTGATATAAGTATGTACGTATGTGTGTCCGCCCAAGTGGGGGTGGATTCGGCTTGGGGGTTGTACTAGCCGTTTCCGTATCGCACTGCTATCGTCTTTATGGTGCGTGTGCCAGTGTGAATCATGGAATAGTTATTTCAATGAAATGGAGACCGACAGGTGGTTTTAATTGTACATGTCGTCCTACGAGAACTATATTAAAGATATGTGTGGTATATACAGAATGCCGCGGAACGGTGATAATTGGTTGTGAAGGCTATAGCAGATGTTTGTTAATTTTTCATGTAAATCGAATCCACTAGGTAAACTGTGGGAAAACAGCAGTGGGCATTGGGTCCAATTTATGCAATAGGCGAGATTACCTTATATGTATTTAGGAACCTTAGTGGGACGCACTTTAATCAACATTTCGGTGCAATACGGAACCATAATCCATTCACAATCCAATCCATATCCACTCACAACGACTTATCCGGCGGAAAGGGAATCAACTGCAGCGTACAGCTTTTAAACCGAAACTGAGAGATCTCCGATCTCCACCTTCACTTACCGACCCACACTGTCTCGCACAATGTTTTCTCTTGCAAATAGCTGGCCTGTCAGTGGTTTATTACGTAGTTATTTGCACTATGCTGTATAGTTTAACAATTGTCTGAAGTGTAAATTCGTCAATGCTTCACcgacacaaaaacaaaaaaaacgagggggaacgttgtgggttgctgcgtacaccgcaactctacagttatacccgatactaagtcagtatggctctcctgcggcagacgccgctaatattgaaccacacgacaaagagtgcgtgcgagagagacagaaaatcagtctgagcgtgacgtcgggcgctgcgtggccactgcaaattgatttcttgcttttggctacaacaatgatccgatctgatccagattcagcaatctgatagatatagtcattatctatgattctgcgtttttagctttctcgaatgtgcaatattgtggatgcaacagattttcgtcctttgtgggggcggaagggggtggagcgaaattctgagatatacgttttatagtgagatctaacagaagtgctgattccaaatttggttactctagccttaatagtctctgagatttgtggatgccccagattttcgtcctttgcgggggcggaagggtttgtggcgaaatttggacacgaaacggtcaaggtccgatatcacaggagtgtggataccaaatttggttgctctggctcttataggttctgagatccttgaactcatattttgcaattggcaaagccgaccatgaaacctgtgtgttagagagagacagagcgagaaagaatgaaattgttttcttgattctggctataataattatacgatctggttgagattttacaatctagaacatatagtcatcttctacgattctgcgtttttggttttatcatatctttaaaaatgtggatgccacagattttcgtcctttgtgggggcagaagtgggcggggcgaagttttgaaatatatttgtagcagtgacatatcacagaagtctggatccaaaacatcgttgctctagctcttatagtctttgagcactaggcgctgaaggggacggacggacggacggacggacggacggacggacggacggacggacagacggacagacagacagggctcaatcgactcggctattgatgctgatcaagaatatatatactttatggggtcggaaacgattccttctggacgttacacacatccacttttaccacaaatctaatataccccaatactcattttgagtatcgggtataaacaaaaattaacAACAAAAGTGGCCgttatttgtacaattttctCACAACGACACATGAAAACCTGACGACACTGACCGGTCAAAGTTTATTGTGGGCTGGGGCATCGGGCAGGCCTTCAAtttgttccagtcccacctgaacgataggtggccagggctgagggcgacgcgccatctagcggaagtccagggaggatcgatggtgtatggggacatcggggggagctggagccgttactggggatataaggaagagaataggattagttatatgtattagtaagggaaaaaggggataaataggagtaaaaatattagaaaacgtggattggattatggaaatcgtggagcgtggacggagtaacttcgaaatttgaaattttgtgcttaaaacagaaagagtgaagtgagtacagaaaaggcgggcgataaaataggttgtaatgcagaaaattttactaacagccggcaaggaatatagccaccagaaccgggccagaaggtttcctggagagggacactggagttcgagaaagtcgactgcagagaagaagactgcccaacggaacctgagtgagttcgttccagttgcgcgtgtgtgagccaagtagcgcgggacgtgtgaagggggagggtgaaagaggacgatttagctgccagggcgattctagccacaccgcacgatcgttgcatcgccttccagtgcgtgccacacgtttggtctcattcaccaagtaacaaccccgaaaccctattcacacacacacacgcgctcacgtatacacggacctatataaatttagggctgaccggccacggccagcgatcgcccacgtcg harbors:
- the LOC117193810 gene encoding alkyldihydroxyacetonephosphate synthase-like, whose translation is MSAKRNNVTTDVPESSVAPAEGTALTLDTRVSLRVDSVIPKKRQEALKWFGWGYNDSLFYGQDGIICFRGDKYPLGGCELRNFTKWVEKKFELSVDPSMPYPQLPQTYPSPVENAPFLTELRGSTKVEHSLEGIDRLIRCHGQTLNDIYSLWHNKFHRIPDIVVWSHCHDEVVQLVRLAHKHNVMMVPYGGGTSVSGAITCPQEEKRTICALDTSQMNRLMWLNRENLTVCFEAGIVGQDLERVLREQGLTVGHEPDSYEFSTLGGWVATRASGMKKNVYGNIEDLVLRVRMVTPTETLERECSAPRVSCGPDFNHVILGSEGTLGVITEVVLKVRPLPVVKRYGSLAFPNFEQGVLFMREVALRRCQPASVRLMDNEQFMFGQALKPEKSWWTSLVDGLKQRYVTAWKISAATLLFEGDLKDVQRQEAIIYEIAAKFKGFPAGGQNGERGYILTFVIAYIRDFGLHQGIVAESFETSVPWDRCSLLCRSVKQRVVSECHKRRITFYTISCRVTQTYDVGACIYFYFGFRCVDVANPVELFEAIEHSARDEILSCGGSLSHHHGVGKIRSSWYRKAVTDTGSSLYSATKRHLDPKNIFALGNLLPLEEDIQKAAAPSPASPASPPKAKL